In Desulfonatronovibrio hydrogenovorans DSM 9292, the following proteins share a genomic window:
- the fliJ gene encoding flagellar export protein FliJ codes for MRKRFNFNLQKVLDYRMSLEEKAQLDLARSRKKYQGQVQVVDRINKELKLAKQELSKKENINQQSIWLWNKYIQRLNFDSRLADLRLKELAREVNARRQELLEKSRDKKILEKLKVNQKIKFEHEQEKAEQKEFDEMAVVRFKPETV; via the coding sequence ATGAGAAAACGATTTAATTTTAATTTGCAGAAAGTCCTGGATTACAGGATGAGTCTTGAGGAAAAGGCCCAGCTTGACCTGGCCAGGTCCAGGAAAAAATATCAGGGCCAGGTTCAGGTTGTTGACCGGATCAACAAGGAATTAAAGCTGGCCAAACAGGAACTGAGCAAAAAAGAAAATATAAACCAGCAAAGTATCTGGCTGTGGAACAAGTACATCCAGCGACTGAATTTTGACTCCAGGCTGGCTGACTTGCGGCTCAAGGAACTGGCCAGGGAAGTAAACGCCAGACGTCAGGAGCTTCTGGAGAAGAGCAGGGATAAGAAGATACTTGAAAAACTGAAGGTCAACCAGAAAATAAAGTTTGAGCATGAACAAGAAAAAGCAGAGCAAAAAGAATTCGATGAAATGGCAGTGGTTCGTTTCAAGCCTGAAACCGTCTAA
- the amrS gene encoding AmmeMemoRadiSam system radical SAM enzyme, translated as MSQAILWRKQKEHKVQCMACSHFCLIEPGEKGLCGVRQNMEGILHSLVRDKLAALNLDPIEKKPLFHFLPGTLTLSLGTMGCNLSCTFCQNYSLSQPPKENQELEGESISPEKIVEMALEYKAASISYTYSEPTIFIELVMDTARLAHKKGLKNIIVSNGYQSPDCLQEMDGFIDAANIDLKAFTDSFYKNYCGARLKPVQNNLVTIKKMGWWLEVTTLIIPGLNDSPDELTRLADFLCHDLGPDTPWHISRFHPTFKMTDRPSTPVETLEMACAIGKKAGLEHVYTGNVPGHRSESTFCPDCQKEVITRMGFQIKKIELENRACPDCKRWIPGIWE; from the coding sequence ATGAGTCAGGCAATTTTATGGAGAAAACAAAAAGAGCATAAGGTTCAATGCATGGCCTGCAGTCATTTCTGCCTTATTGAGCCCGGAGAAAAGGGACTTTGCGGAGTCAGGCAGAACATGGAAGGCATCCTTCATTCACTGGTCCGGGACAAACTGGCCGCCCTGAACCTTGACCCTATTGAAAAAAAGCCCCTTTTCCACTTTCTGCCCGGAACTCTGACCCTGTCCCTTGGCACCATGGGCTGCAACCTGTCCTGCACATTCTGTCAGAACTACTCTTTGTCCCAGCCCCCCAAGGAAAACCAGGAACTGGAGGGTGAATCCATTTCTCCTGAAAAAATCGTGGAAATGGCCCTGGAATACAAGGCAGCTTCCATTTCCTACACTTATTCTGAACCCACCATCTTTATTGAACTGGTCATGGACACAGCAAGGCTGGCTCACAAAAAAGGACTCAAAAATATTATTGTCAGCAACGGATATCAGAGCCCCGACTGCCTGCAGGAAATGGACGGATTCATTGACGCCGCCAACATTGATCTCAAGGCTTTTACAGATAGTTTTTACAAAAACTACTGCGGGGCAAGGCTTAAACCGGTTCAAAACAACCTGGTTACCATCAAGAAAATGGGCTGGTGGCTGGAAGTTACAACTCTGATTATTCCCGGACTCAACGACTCTCCAGATGAGCTCACCCGGCTGGCTGATTTTCTCTGCCATGATCTGGGCCCTGATACTCCCTGGCATATTTCAAGGTTCCACCCCACATTCAAAATGACTGACAGACCATCCACTCCGGTGGAAACCCTGGAAATGGCCTGCGCAATAGGCAAAAAAGCCGGACTTGAGCATGTCTATACTGGAAACGTGCCCGGTCACAGGTCTGAAAGCACCTTTTGCCCGGATTGTCAAAAAGAGGTCATCACCAGAATGGGTTTTCAGATAAAAAAGATTGAGCTTGAAAACAGGGCCTGTCCTGATTGCAAACGGTGGATCCCAGGAATATGGGAATAG
- a CDS encoding MotE family protein, with protein sequence MKWQWFVSSLKPSKLLQVFMVLAMVKIGLMLALTTSQPLEEPVAASRPPVLVEARLAVAAAEPQAQQEVAQADLSEELRRIRAREEELDRRERNLRMLEQEINEKLAELERLETSLEQMLEEADVLKDQKIKHLVDVYANMRAQQAAQVLETLDENIAVKILAGMRGRQAGDILTHVNAQKAARLSEQLTELHAPFIE encoded by the coding sequence ATGAAATGGCAGTGGTTCGTTTCAAGCCTGAAACCGTCTAAGCTCCTTCAGGTGTTCATGGTTCTGGCCATGGTCAAGATTGGACTGATGCTTGCCCTGACCACCAGCCAGCCCCTGGAGGAACCTGTTGCAGCTTCCAGGCCTCCTGTTCTGGTGGAAGCCAGGCTTGCCGTTGCAGCGGCAGAACCCCAGGCCCAGCAGGAAGTGGCTCAGGCTGACTTGAGCGAGGAGCTCAGGCGGATCAGAGCCAGGGAGGAGGAGCTGGACCGGCGGGAAAGAAACCTGCGTATGCTGGAACAGGAGATCAATGAAAAGCTGGCCGAGCTGGAGCGCCTGGAGACCAGCCTGGAGCAGATGCTTGAAGAAGCTGATGTGCTCAAGGATCAGAAGATCAAACATCTGGTGGATGTGTATGCCAATATGAGGGCTCAGCAGGCGGCCCAGGTCCTGGAAACTCTTGATGAAAACATAGCAGTCAAAATTCTGGCCGGGATGAGGGGCCGGCAGGCAGGAGACATTCTGACCCATGTCAATGCCCAGAAAGCGGCCCGGCTCTCGGAGCAGCTGACTGAACTGCACGCCCCGTTTATTGAATAA